The Scylla paramamosain isolate STU-SP2022 chromosome 20, ASM3559412v1, whole genome shotgun sequence nucleotide sequence AAAATAATCTGAAGGTGGGATAAATTGGATATGTGAGGTGCCATCACTAAGGACTTAACTCTATAAGGATTCCTGAGGTAAGGCATGTATCAAAATGGTCAGAATGAGATGATCATCAAAGCATTATTAAATTCAAGTTAGTTTTATATCCTGTCACTACACTTGTACTCTTAATCTCACTCATGTACAATTTTCATGAACTCTTTGACTCTTCATCCTCTCAGTGCAATCAAACTACCTCAATATATTTCCATTCAAATCATTACTTTTCTAATACAGCTGTAGAGAGCTAGTTCATTATAATGGTCTtcataatgatggtggtgattagtGGAAATGTTAGGAAACAGCTGCACCCTCAGTCTCTAAAATTTCATAGTATAATTAACTTGATGAGCCTGATCTGATGATGACCTGCAGAATCATGCCAATGCAAAGTCACCCCCTAAACACCACCAtgtcagcctctcccagcttgCATCTCACCAGCTCCTATTGACCAGCAGACTCACCTTAGACCTAACTTTGAACTCCATGTCTGCCTCCAAGACTGTGGACACCTGAGATTTCTTGAGAGCACGCGCTGCATCAGCCAGCTGCACAAACACAGGTCCAACTTGCACCTTGGCGTTCACCTGTATGTTAGGAAAATGTCAGTAAGAGAAGAAACATCAGAAAATATAACTCTCCTATAACTACATAAAAAtctcttttgttatttctcctcctcctccaattaccACTCACCAAGAAAGCTTTTCCTGCCCTTTCCACAGTCACATCCCCAATGCGGCTGAGGGTTGAGTGGCCAATCAGATAAGCATTGCTGGTCGCAAGCTCCTCCGGTGATGGATACACTGGGCCAAGACTGAGGGTGAAGAACACATGTAAAGCTCAGACATAAGTAAGGTTATAAAATAAGAAACTAATGTTTACAGGGAACTCCACACATAGTACACAGTTAACAGAACACTCTAGTACTCTTTACTATGACTGCTAtacatttaatatttttcttatgcattctatcttaaaaaataatgtaattaTAAGTAGACAAAAGTGGGTATCAATGGATCTTAAACTTTATAGACCTTTCAGACCTATAAATCCTAACTAGACTCTTTATTTAATTACATTAGTCTATGTTAAGTATAGTATTTGATAAGACTTGCTGcaacataaaagaagagaaagatttgATGCTTACTCTGCTCTGCTCTCCTTCTCGCTGTTCTTGGCATTCTTCCTGTCcttattcttcctatttttcttgttcttgttattcttcctcttcctcttattcttcttgcctcccttgttcttcctctcagGGTAATTCCTGCGTGCCTGTTCAACAAATGATGACTCCTCATCCTCAACATCCTGATGAGACATTTACAGTTGGTTAGATAAAGTCATTGTTAGAAACTAAGTCAAATTTCAATGATGTTCATTCACTGGGCATTGGAGTAgtatttcccttttcatttggTTCACCACACACATCACTATTACACTAAATTCTTTAAAATCTCTGACAACACTTCTAGCCAGAGCAATGCAGTGTGCATATCATTTACCTGTTTTGGAGTGGTTGGTTTATAGGTCAAAGTATATCTGGTGAAAAATCTACATTAGTCAGGAAAATTTAAGGGAAGTTTTCCACCTTGATTTTAAAGCACACATGATTTTTAGAAATTTCCTCAGTCAAAAGCAAATAGACCTCCATTTAATTTTACTATCAATATGTATTTCTTATGTGTAtgaattttatattttcatctttttaaatAATGGTTACTTTAACATGGCATAACTTTTCAGTACACTTAaatcactctctcactcactagGAAATATACTAAAAATACTTCCTCCTTCAGGTACAATTTGACTGAACCTACTACCTTAAATATTTGCAATTCAACTAAAACTCCTCACCCACTTAGTTAATATTGGACTTTATACTTGTTTGTAGTTCAACTTAgattcctcactcactcactcccttgaAATGCCTTCTTGAATACTATCATGACACTCACCTCATCCTCACTCATAGCTCTGCCATCCCTAGATATTTCAATGCCCTCAGacttattccttttcttgttcttcttggtgttcctcctcttgttattcctcttgttcttattcttattcttgtttttcttcttgttccccTTATTTGCGGGTCTaaccttcacctcttcttccacctcctctttttcattattcactcccttgttcttgttcttcctggtATTCTTGTTGGTCTTCCTCTCAGAATCTTCAACATCAGAcacctcacccttcctcttgttcttcctgttcttattcttcttgtttttcttgttcttgttcctcgtttctttcctggttttgttcttgttaccCTTTTTTTCTGCTGATGGCTCAGGTTCAGGTTCTGGTTCAGCTGGAGCCTCAGCTGCATCTAGGGCTGTGAGTTttctgaagaaggaaggtgcaGGGTCAGTCTCTTCATGTTTAAACTCTAGGCTGGCCTCATCACCTGTTTTTAAGGCTGAGAGCACTCTGGGGAAGGAACATACTGGAATCAGCCCCTGGTTCTCCTTTTGACTTCCATACTAACCCACTCCCAGTTAGTctttcatatcatcatcattatcatcatactCCTGACCATTCCCTCAAAATACTTTACAAACCACTATTGTTCTGCTCCCTTGCAAGCCCCAGTACCAGTAATACAAAAGCTTTTTTCTCAGCCAGGCCCCCAGAACAGCACACTTTTACCAGCATACCCTTGCTCCCAGCCAGTTTCTTCTCCTATTCACCTTATCCTACACTCCACCGTTAAAATCTATGCACTAAAACTTACAACATTACCATACTGCTCTTGTGTTATGCTACCTGCAAAATTAAGGCCACAAGACTACCacccaagcaccaccaccactcaggcTTCCACTTACACATCGTCAGAGAGTTCAATGGGCAGAGGACCCACTTTGGAGAGACTGGAACTCAGGACATCAAGGACATTGTCTACCACATCATTGTACACTCCAACCAACTGCACCTGATTGTTGTTCTTATCACTGTTGCTCTCAACAGGAGACTCTTCTGTGGGATGGATACAGGGGATTAGGAATGGACATAAAgggtatttgttttttttacctttgtaaAGGAGTAAATGGAAGGATAATAAATGGCAATACCAACTTGGCAGAGTAAGTAGTGTA carries:
- the LOC135110540 gene encoding male determiner protein Mdmd(Y)-like isoform X2 → MRAFSWVPLLGLLAALAAAQENNPTRSTVIHLFGSPLLSVQSRNAHLTPQSRLESMVDPESVVTQEEAVLEEATHKTASSSPTGILQAVQNLVASAVSPLNPDSTPAEETKVEGPQLDANPFPVNYGEDDTVAEEEVVPTNPSELEEAPTVLTNRNEEESPVESNSDKNNNQVQLVGVYNDVVDNVLDVLSSSLSKVGPLPIELSDDVKLTALDAAEAPAEPEPEPEPSAEKKGNKNKTRKETRNKNKKNKKNKNRKNKRKGEVSDVEDSERKTNKNTRKNKNKGVNNEKEEVEEEVKVRPANKGNKKKNKNKNKNKRNNKRRNTKKNKKRNKSEGIEISRDGRAMSEDEDVEDEESSFVEQARRNYPERKNKGGKKNKRKRKNNKNKKNRKNKDRKNAKNSEKESRADLGPVYPSPEELATSNAYLIGHSTLSRIGDVTVERAGKAFLVNAKVQVGPVFVQLADAARALKKSQVSTVLEADMEFKVRSKGHGRKLIKVNSVTMGGPSKITVARLDLPLEPEVVVAAQDEVLNALDVSRVGRIFEKELEKIFEEDNVVQNLENHPFLKK
- the LOC135110540 gene encoding MATH and LRR domain-containing protein PFE0570w-like isoform X4, giving the protein MRAFSWVPLLGLLAALAAAQESMVDPESVVTQEEAVLEEATHKTASSSPTGILQAVQNLVASAVSPLNPDSTPAEETKVEGPQLDANPFPVNYGEDDTVAEEEVVPTNPSELEEAPTVLTNRNEEESPVESNSDKNNNQVQLVGVYNDVVDNVLDVLSSSLSKVGPLPIELSDDVKLTALDAAEAPAEPEPEPEPSAEKKGNKNKTRKETRNKNKKNKKNKNRKNKRKGEVSDVEDSERKTNKNTRKNKNKGVNNEKEEVEEEVKVRPANKGNKKKNKNKNKNKRNNKRRNTKKNKKRNKSEGIEISRDGRAMSEDEDVEDEESSFVEQARRNYPERKNKGGKKNKRKRKNNKNKKNRKNKDRKNAKNSEKESRADLGPVYPSPEELATSNAYLIGHSTLSRIGDVTVERAGKAFLVNAKVQVGPVFVQLADAARALKKSQVSTVLEADMEFKVRSKGHGRKLIKVNSVTMGGPSKITVARLDLPLEPEVVVAAQDEVLNALDVSRVGRIFEKELEKIFEEDNVVQNLENHPFLKK
- the LOC135110540 gene encoding Duffy receptor-like isoform X1 gives rise to the protein MRAFSWVPLLGLLAALAAAQENNPTRSTVIHLFGSPLLSVQSRNAHLTPQSRLESMVDPESVVTQEEAVLEEATHKTASSSPTGILQAVQNLVASAVSPLNPDSTPAEETKVEGPQLDANPFPVNYGEDDTVAEEEVVPTNPSELEEAPTVLTNRNEEESPVESNSDKNNNQVQLVGVYNDVVDNVLDVLSSSLSKVGPLPIELSDDVVLSALKTGDEASLEFKHEETDPAPSFFRKLTALDAAEAPAEPEPEPEPSAEKKGNKNKTRKETRNKNKKNKKNKNRKNKRKGEVSDVEDSERKTNKNTRKNKNKGVNNEKEEVEEEVKVRPANKGNKKKNKNKNKNKRNNKRRNTKKNKKRNKSEGIEISRDGRAMSEDEDVEDEESSFVEQARRNYPERKNKGGKKNKRKRKNNKNKKNRKNKDRKNAKNSEKESRADLGPVYPSPEELATSNAYLIGHSTLSRIGDVTVERAGKAFLVNAKVQVGPVFVQLADAARALKKSQVSTVLEADMEFKVRSKGHGRKLIKVNSVTMGGPSKITVARLDLPLEPEVVVAAQDEVLNALDVSRVGRIFEKELEKIFEEDNVVQNLENHPFLKK
- the LOC135110540 gene encoding Duffy receptor-like isoform X3 — protein: MRAFSWVPLLGLLAALAAAQESMVDPESVVTQEEAVLEEATHKTASSSPTGILQAVQNLVASAVSPLNPDSTPAEETKVEGPQLDANPFPVNYGEDDTVAEEEVVPTNPSELEEAPTVLTNRNEEESPVESNSDKNNNQVQLVGVYNDVVDNVLDVLSSSLSKVGPLPIELSDDVVLSALKTGDEASLEFKHEETDPAPSFFRKLTALDAAEAPAEPEPEPEPSAEKKGNKNKTRKETRNKNKKNKKNKNRKNKRKGEVSDVEDSERKTNKNTRKNKNKGVNNEKEEVEEEVKVRPANKGNKKKNKNKNKNKRNNKRRNTKKNKKRNKSEGIEISRDGRAMSEDEDVEDEESSFVEQARRNYPERKNKGGKKNKRKRKNNKNKKNRKNKDRKNAKNSEKESRADLGPVYPSPEELATSNAYLIGHSTLSRIGDVTVERAGKAFLVNAKVQVGPVFVQLADAARALKKSQVSTVLEADMEFKVRSKGHGRKLIKVNSVTMGGPSKITVARLDLPLEPEVVVAAQDEVLNALDVSRVGRIFEKELEKIFEEDNVVQNLENHPFLKK